The following are encoded together in the Mesoplasma sp. JKS002658 genome:
- a CDS encoding MBL fold metallo-hydrolase, translated as MNKFNQNIKQFIDPKINNQGTYLVIKNQEAILVDASNAVLEAIKYATENKITITSLIITHGHFDHILGIDQLLITFPEITIYINQWDEDCLFNPKRNFSTKRNLNITIKGPIKNLITLKGDTTITLANLTIDIVHIPGHTPGSQYLLIKEYNAVFVGDTIFSDKIGFHDIDYCDTKFFKKSLIELTQLDDNLNVYPGHHQIFNLKTGLANNQILKEFLETNKKEG; from the coding sequence ATGAATAAATTTAATCAAAATATTAAACAATTTATTGATCCTAAAATTAATAATCAAGGAACATACTTAGTAATTAAAAATCAAGAAGCAATTTTAGTTGACGCTTCTAATGCTGTCTTAGAAGCAATTAAATATGCCACAGAAAATAAAATTACTATTACTAGTTTAATCATCACCCATGGTCATTTTGATCATATTTTAGGTATTGATCAACTCTTAATTACCTTTCCAGAAATAACAATCTATATCAACCAATGGGATGAGGATTGTTTATTTAATCCTAAACGTAATTTTTCAACAAAACGTAATTTGAATATCACCATTAAAGGTCCAATTAAAAACTTAATTACCTTAAAAGGCGACACTACAATTACCTTAGCTAATTTAACCATTGATATTGTTCATATCCCTGGTCACACCCCGGGTAGTCAATATCTCTTGATTAAAGAATACAATGCCGTCTTTGTTGGTGATACTATTTTCTCTGATAAAATCGGTTTCCACGATATTGATTATTGTGATACTAAATTTTTTAAGAAATCATTAATTGAATTAACTCAATTAGATGATAATCTCAATGTTTATCCAGGTCATCATCAAATCTTTAACTTAAAAACAGGATTAGCAAACAACCAAATTCTTAAAGAATTTTTAGAAACTAACAAAAAAGAAGGATAA
- a CDS encoding M60 family metallopeptidase, with product MKILLSMLALTGGTSTAVIPPIAGFVQSSNNDDSVRINGYENLDQINDPIYIENQILSRENRSFQHSYLTPTGYFLEKGKEYTVEINKDAQVNDLLYLSIGQYGTYQGLNDGKNVDFETKQIIGNQVVITPKNSGMLYLKDYRFTNEVKILKISNDPIKVPTFIVDQTNQVDFFKEIVTTKSFFVEVISKHVFGTFQTQMFKSQVVPATGVNINETISAWDKVWDYTNEAYGLKETYSGVAKKHPQFIQIANPDTGGGYAYSTNYYLSFQKQTYASRDLFTRKPSDQWGLWHEIGHTYQTPQYNWSGLGEVTVNISSLYVQQKLVGGNSRVDQPALITKMKQLFATPIADKDYNSQSDLFVKVAMFWQLQMAFGDNFYPTLSQLYRTNHLGVSDKQQDFVQITSKLVNRNLLPFFEKWGVQVSDETKAIVSELPPLKTNIWENIINGTHQAVVEWQLPEYQISTLTDTITAKKVINFGTVINKNNFADNFDLGLNKGIQTDEVYFNWMDYYIKDNKYYVPVSFAVQTDQDLKNNYWFYMQVSFENSIALIGYAYYQRGFVGLNLSTHQFYFAGSNIGLDATEKPNIYYTITVRNQNNQVTKEFTLTGADNVADSIRRYNLLNISYQEGYTLEIKTKVINKSRLFNKTQNTWVGVNSYDIKYKINNDTLIRI from the coding sequence ATGAAAATACTTTTATCAATGTTAGCTTTAACTGGAGGAACATCAACAGCGGTGATACCACCTATTGCTGGATTTGTCCAAAGTTCAAATAACGATGATTCGGTGCGAATTAATGGTTATGAAAATCTTGATCAAATTAATGATCCAATTTACATTGAGAACCAGATTTTATCCCGAGAAAATCGTTCTTTTCAACATTCGTATTTAACACCAACCGGGTATTTCTTAGAAAAAGGAAAAGAATACACGGTTGAAATAAATAAAGATGCTCAAGTTAACGATTTGTTGTACCTAAGCATTGGTCAATATGGTACTTATCAAGGTTTAAATGATGGTAAGAATGTGGATTTTGAAACCAAACAGATTATTGGCAATCAAGTTGTTATCACTCCAAAAAATTCAGGAATGTTGTATTTAAAAGATTATCGTTTTACTAATGAAGTTAAAATTTTAAAAATCAGTAATGATCCGATTAAAGTTCCAACCTTTATTGTTGATCAAACTAATCAAGTTGATTTCTTTAAGGAAATTGTGACAACAAAATCTTTTTTTGTGGAAGTAATTTCTAAACATGTTTTTGGTACTTTCCAAACCCAAATGTTTAAAAGTCAAGTTGTTCCTGCTACAGGAGTAAATATTAATGAAACCATTTCTGCTTGGGATAAAGTTTGAGACTATACTAATGAAGCTTATGGTTTAAAAGAAACCTATTCAGGAGTAGCTAAGAAACATCCGCAATTTATTCAAATTGCTAATCCTGATACTGGGGGAGGTTATGCTTATTCTACTAATTATTATCTTTCTTTTCAAAAACAAACCTATGCGAGTAGAGATCTTTTTACTAGAAAACCTAGTGACCAATGGGGGTTATGACACGAAATTGGTCACACTTACCAAACTCCTCAATATAATTGGTCAGGATTGGGTGAAGTTACAGTTAATATCAGTTCTTTATATGTTCAACAAAAATTGGTTGGTGGAAATAGTAGAGTTGATCAACCAGCCCTTATTACCAAGATGAAGCAATTGTTTGCAACCCCTATTGCTGATAAAGATTACAATAGCCAATCTGACCTATTTGTAAAAGTGGCAATGTTTTGACAATTACAAATGGCATTTGGCGACAATTTCTACCCAACTTTATCACAACTTTATCGCACTAATCATCTTGGTGTTAGTGATAAACAACAAGATTTTGTTCAAATTACTTCAAAACTGGTTAACCGTAACTTGTTGCCTTTCTTTGAAAAGTGAGGTGTACAAGTCAGTGATGAAACCAAAGCAATTGTGAGTGAATTACCACCTTTAAAAACTAATATTTGAGAAAATATCATCAATGGTACCCACCAAGCAGTAGTAGAATGACAATTACCAGAATATCAAATCAGTACCCTTACTGATACCATTACTGCTAAAAAAGTAATTAACTTTGGGACTGTTATCAACAAAAATAATTTTGCTGATAATTTTGATTTAGGCCTTAATAAAGGCATTCAAACTGATGAGGTTTACTTTAATTGAATGGATTATTACATTAAAGATAACAAGTATTATGTTCCTGTTAGTTTTGCGGTGCAAACTGATCAAGATTTAAAGAATAATTATTGATTTTATATGCAAGTTTCTTTTGAAAATAGTATTGCTTTAATTGGTTATGCTTATTATCAACGTGGTTTTGTTGGTTTAAACTTATCAACGCACCAGTTTTACTTTGCAGGTTCTAATATTGGTTTGGATGCTACAGAAAAACCAAACATTTACTATACGATTACTGTTCGTAATCAAAATAACCAAGTAACTAAAGAATTCACTTTGACTGGAGCAGATAATGTTGCTGATAGTATCAGACGTTACAACCTACTTAACATTAGCTATCAAGAAGGTTACACTCTAGAAATTAAAACTAAAGTTATTAACAAGAGTCGATTGTTTAATAAAACCCAAAATACTTGAGTTGGAGTTAATAGTTATGACATCAAGTATAAGATTAATAACGACACTTTAATCCGAATCTAA
- a CDS encoding lipoprotein: MRKILTILAAVGLTTTATTNIMACTLSPSLPVVTPDPDSETPAWVLQKIQDSDDFKNSSTIDFTFKSTNKRGLSWTKFLAYIKTIKANLNIDTIPATTRGTMVHHFAHDWFSDHSLTPQQVMINNGVVDADKPDVEGYLNSMDGWLHRGDANSQWFGSEVKAGVAALNMAGLFDALLYENGKFIIADFKTDSDKNIQDKFLPYQLSFYAKILNTILGDDVFVQGRLIQIKADGGKYVDYNFDLTTLNSQLDTWLDQYNSTH, from the coding sequence ATGAGAAAAATTTTAACAATTTTAGCAGCAGTTGGTTTAACCACGACTGCAACAACAAACATTATGGCCTGTACACTATCCCCTTCCCTACCAGTTGTAACTCCAGATCCAGATTCTGAGACCCCTGCTTGGGTTTTACAAAAAATCCAGGATAGTGATGATTTCAAAAACTCATCAACAATTGACTTTACTTTTAAGAGTACAAATAAACGAGGATTAAGTTGAACTAAATTTTTGGCATATATTAAGACGATTAAAGCTAATCTAAATATTGATACAATTCCTGCAACTACCCGAGGAACAATGGTGCACCACTTTGCTCACGATTGGTTTAGTGATCATAGTCTTACTCCCCAACAAGTGATGATTAACAATGGGGTTGTTGATGCAGATAAACCAGATGTTGAAGGTTATTTAAATAGTATGGATGGCTGACTTCACCGTGGTGATGCAAATAGTCAATGGTTTGGCTCAGAAGTAAAGGCTGGTGTTGCTGCTTTAAACATGGCGGGATTATTTGACGCGTTATTGTATGAAAACGGGAAGTTTATCATTGCTGATTTTAAAACTGATAGTGATAAGAACATTCAAGACAAGTTTTTACCATACCAACTATCGTTTTATGCCAAAATTTTAAATACGATTTTAGGAGACGATGTTTTTGTGCAAGGAAGGTTGATTCAAATTAAAGCTGATGGTGGTAAGTATGTTGACTATAACTTTGATTTAACCACTTTAAATTCGCAACTAGATACTTGATTAGATCAATACAATAGCACTCATTAA